The Leptolyngbya sp. 'hensonii' genome includes the window TGAGCTTGAGCATGTTGCAGCAGGACCATCTGACAGTTTGCAGCGACTTAGCTGTTCTGACTCAAGTACAGACATGGTTTGAACAGTTCTGCAGTCGATCCGTCCAGCGATTCTCCTGGCCGGAAAATCAGCTCTACAAGTTAAATCTGGCTCTGGCAGAAGGCTTTACCAATGCCGTCCGGCATGCCCATCAGGAGCTTCCCCCAGAGACGGTAATCGAAATTGACCTCTTCCTGTGGGAGGATCGCCTTGAAATCCAAATCTGGGACCAGGGCAAACCCTTCAACCCGGAGGTCCTGGAAGAGCCCAAATTAGGCACTCTCCGTCAGGGTGGGTATGGTTGGTTTCTTCTGAGACGACTGGCCGATCGGGTGGTGTATGAACGGCAGGGGGTTAAAAACTGTCTGCTGATCGTGAAATATCTTTTACCCCAATCTCCATTACCCGATCAAGGCCCTGGCTAGGCCACCCCTCTGGTCAGCCCCCACTGACCTTGGCCTTGTAACCCAGTTGCACTAGGAGTTGGACCAGCTTTTGGGCGTGATCACCCTGAATCTCAATCTCATTCTCCCGCACCGTTCCCCCAGCACCACATTGGGCTTTCAACTGCTTCAGCAGGGATGAGAGGGTTTCTGCCTTCGCTTGAAATCCAGTAATGACCGTGACTGTTTTACCCCCCCGTCCCTTGCGGGTAGCCTGCACCCGCAGATTTTGTTGCGCTGGAGGCAGATCGGGAGTGGCCCGTTCCAGAGCTGCTGGATTGGGTAATCCAAATTCGGAGTAAACGATCCGATCGCCCGTTTTCTTGGAATCAGAATCCTTACGGTTAGCAGCCATAGATCAAAGCGCCTGAAATTTTTCCTATTGTAATACCCCGGAGAATCTCTACAGAGAGCCAGCGGAGATACAGCATGCACCGTCTCCACCCAGGCAACCCCTTTTATAATGGGATTTGTCCATAAATTTTGTGAGAGCCGTGACCACAACCCCCCTTCCCTCCAACCCTCCCTCCAACCCCGATGCACTAACCCATCAACCTGATGCCCTGGGGCGATTCGGGAAATTCGGCGGGAAGTACGTCCCTGAAACCCTGATGCCAGCCCTGAGTGAACTGGAAGCAGCGTTTCATCGACACATTCAAGACTCGGCGTTTCAAGCAGAACTGCAGGGTCTTCTGCGGGATTATGTGGGACGGCCCAGTCCGCTCTACTTTGCCGAGCGTATAACCGCCCACTATGCCCGTCCGGATGGCAGCGGTCCCCAGATTTATCTGAAACGGGAAGATTTGAACCATACTGGTGCCCACAAGATCAACAATGCCTTGGCCCAGGTGTTACTGGCCAAACGAATGGGAAAGCAGCGCATCATCGCTGAAACTGGAGCCGGACAACATGGTGTCGCCACAGCGACGGTTTGCGCCCGGTTTGGGCTGAACTGCATCATTTATATGGGCATCCATGATATGGAACGACAGGCCCTGAATGTCTTTCGCATGCGCCTTATGGGAGCAGAAGTCCGTCCCGTCGAAGCTGGCACAGGCACCCTCAAGGATGCCACCTCCGAAGCCATCCGCGATTGGGTCACAAACGTCGAAACCACCCATTACATCCTGGGCTCCGTAGCGGGTCCCCATCCCTACCCAATGCTAGTGCGAGATTTTCAGGCGATTATTGGTCAGGAAACTCGGGCCCAGTGCCAGGAAAAATGGGGGGGCCTGCCTGATATCCTGCTGGCCTGTGTGGGCGGTGGTTCCAACGCCATGGGCCTGTTCCATGAATTTGTGCCTGAACCCACCGTCCGCCTGATTGGAATTGAGGCCGCTGGCGAAGGAGTGGAGACGGAAAAACATGCCGCCACCCTGACCAAGGGCCGAATTGGTGTCCTCCACGGAGCCATGAGCTACCTGCTTCAAGATGAAGAAGGACAGGTGATTGAACCCCATTCCATCAGTGCAGGTCTAGATTACCCTGGAGTGGGGCCAGAGCACAGCTACCTAAAAGACATTGGCCGGGCCGAATACTATGCCGTCACCGATCGCCAGGCCCTGGAAGGCTTACAACGACTCTCCCAGCTAGAGGGCATTATCCCAGCCCTGGAAACCGCCCATGCGATCGCCTATCTGGAAACCCTCTGCCCCCAACTGGTCGGCAATCCCCGGATTGTGATCAACTGCTCGGGCCGGGGAGACAAAGACGTGCAGACGGTGGCCAAATTCATGCAGGCTGAGCAAGGGTAAGACCATTGCTATGCCTGGGGAACAGGATGTTGGCCATAAAAAGGCAGGGCATTGCTCCAGTCAGGGCGATCGCCCTGCCTCCATTGGGCATGGGCAATCTCCAAGACCGCCTGGGCTGACGCGCCCAGATTGACCTCAGCCTGAAGCCGGTGATAGGGGTCAGGCCAGGATTCCAGTTTTTGCTGCCAGATCTCGATCGGCAGGGCTGTCTCCGGCAGGAGGGGCATCAGCAAGCCCCGGTCAGGGTCCAGCCGGTAGGCGGCCCCAAACACCTCCTGTCGCTGAGCCGCCATCTCAACCACAATGTCCCCTGGCAGCGATCGGGCCGACCAAGCCAGGGCTTCCAAGGACGAGACAGCAAACAAGGGGATGTTCAGTTGCTGGGCCAGGGTGCGGGCAGTCACAACACCGATGCGGGTACTGGTGAAACTCCCTGGACCTTTGGCCACAGCCAGAAAAACCAGATCCTGCCAGAGCTGAGGGGGCAGGAATTCCTGCAGGCAAAGGTGCAGGTGGGTGGACAAATCTCGCCCCAAATCCCAAATCTGCTGGCGGGACTCTCCCTCAAAATCACTGATGGCCAAACCCAACTGCGGGCTGGTAGTATGCAGAGCCAGAGCGTACATGAATCAGGGGATCAGGTAGGAAGCAGTTCACCGGGCCTCAGCCGAGCCCATTTCCCCATCTCTGCTTTAAAGCTGAGACAACCGACCACATCCCACTCCATCTGAATCTCATCTTGAAAGGAACGAATATTCACATTGATGGTGGGTTCCACCGGTTCAAAATCGGGAGAGTCTGTCAAATGGGGCTGCTGATGCTGAGTTTCTACCGCATGGTAGGTCATGCAACGATCGACATATTCACAATTGATACAAATGCACATGATCCAAACCCTCAGCAATCGGCAAGATAGAGAAAGCATTATCTTGCTCACCTTATCTGATACTCTAGCTCAGGCATGTAATTTGTTGCCCGGCCTTTTGATTGATTTTTGTTTCCATGCGCACTGGCTCCCCTCCTTTGACCTTATCCGCTGTTCTTTCTCCCCAGACCTGGCCCTTCAACCTCAAATGGCTCCCCCACCCTACTTTCCTTGTCGGGGGAAGTGTGCGGGATGCGCTGTTAGAGCGGCAGTCGGCGCACCTGGATCTGGATTTTGTCATGCCGGAAGGGTCTGTGGAAACGGCCCGGGCGATCGCCCGTCACTATAAGGCTGGATTTGTCCTGCTGGATACGGAACGGCAAATTGCACGGGTTGTGTTCGACCATGCCACTGCAGATTTTGCCCAGCAGGTCGGGCCTACCCTAGAAATGGATCTGCAGCGACGGGATTTTACGGTGAATGCGATCGCCTATAATCCCCATACCGATCAGTTGATCGACCCCCTGCAGGGATATGCCGACTTGCAACAGGGACGGTTGCGCATGATCGCCCTGGACAATCTGGAGGAAGACCCTCTGCGCTTGCTGCGGGCTTACCGTCAGGCGGCCCAGCTTAATTTCAGTCTAGAAGCAGGCACCCAGGCCGCCATCCGCCAGCTAGCCCCCTTGCTAGGGCGAGTTGCCGCAGAACGGGTCCAGGCAGAGCTGAGCTACCTGTTCAGCACCCCTAAAGGAACCCCCTGGATTACCGCCGCATGGAAAGATGGCCTATTGAATTCCTGGTTTCCCAGCGCCACGGCCAGTAGTTTATCTTTGCTAGCTGCGATCGAACGAGCCGCTGTCATCCTGGCAGAAACCTGTCCAGGCTTTGAGGGGGAACTGTCCCGCTGGATTCGAGACAAGTCTAGCGATCGGCAACCCGGCCCCAAAGCCAAACTGACCGGTGGATCTCGACGCACCTGGCTCTCAACTGCTAAGTTAATCAGCCTGGTCTCCTCCACCCCCCCCATGGCTGAAACAGAACTTGCCCCCTTGAAATATAGTCGGGCCGAAATTCAGGCTGTGACCACCATTCTGAAGTTTTTACCTCAAATAAAACAGGTTGTAGCCCAGCCTGATGGCGATTCCTGTGCAATTCGACGGCAGCAATACCACCTGTTTCAGGGAGTCGGGGTTGGCTTTCCAGCTCTGGCCGTGGTAGCAGTAGCCGATGGCGTTCCTGTAGCAGGCATCATGCCTCTGATCCATCGGTTCCTCACCCCCCATGATCCTGTAGCCCATACCCCCTCCCTACTCACTGGCCAGGATTTGATGACGACCCTGCACCTGTCTGCAGGCCCCAAAATTGGTCAACTCCTGGCTGAGATCCAGTTGGCTCAGGCAGAGGGGCGCATCAGTTCCAGAAGTGAAGCCCTGGAACTTGTGACGCAGCTCTTTTTTGTGTGACCAGAAATCAGTTATAATGAATATTTGGCTCTAAATTTTATGAGGTTAACATGGCTAAACGCCGCAACTTGAAAAAAGAAAAAGCACTCCGGAATGAAGCCTATGCCCGCAAGTTTCGTAAGCGCCCCAGTAAAGGTCGGTTCGGCAGAAGACGACCCTTTGGGAATGATAATCGGGCTGAAGATACCGAGAATATGCAAGAGCCTCAGGACTAGGGTGTCTCACTTCAAGATCACCTCACCGATGGAATAAGCTATCCTCGCTAGCAGAATTAGCCATTGGAGAGCCGTTAAAGTGAGCAGATTGAAACCCGCTGAAGACGGCTCTAGAGATGGCTTAATTAGCCTTTCATAAGTATTCTTTTATAAGATTAGTTTTTCCAACATTTGCTCCAGATCCAGATCAGGTATTGCTAAGCATTCCAGCTCATGACTGATCTGATGAGCAGCAGCCATTCCAGAGGACAGGGCCGCTCCAAGCAAGCCCCCCGGGCACCAATCGCCGCAGCAGATCAGAGGCGGGCTGCTCTCCGCAGAGAAGCAGGGTTGTTGCAAAGGCTGCGTCGCAAAGGCATAGCGCCAGCGATGCACCTGCATCCAGGCAGGCTGATTGAGCCAGTTAAGCTGCAAGCGATCGCCTGCACAACCCAACAAGACTCGGCCCACCCCTTCCAGATCCTCCGTTTCCAGATGACGTTCTGCCAGGGCAGTGCTACTCTGCACCACCAAGACCGGTTGGCCTGGGGAGAGCCGCTTACTGCTATCCCAACCCAGCCAGCCCAATTCAGCATCTTCCGGGAACGTAATTGCCCGCCAGGTAGGGTTCTGTTGCTCCAGGACCGCCTGCCGCTCTTGCGGATAACCCGCCATGACACTCAGACAAGGAGCAAACCCGATCGAGCCCAGCCGCTCCAGGATTTCCGTCGAGATCAGTCCTATCAGAGGTAGCAGGAGCCCATGAGCCTGGGGTGCAGGAACCGCAATAACAACCGCCCTGGCCTCCAGTCCAACCTCTGCCGCCATCCCCTCCCACACCAGGTGCCAGGTTTCTCCAGGGATCAGTTTCACGACACGGCAGCCCAACCGCACATCCAGCCTCGTAGCCAAAGCCTTCGCGATCGCCGTCATCCCTGCAGGAGCAACATAGCGAGGATAGAGGTCTGATTCTGGCTGCAAGCCCCATCCCGGCCTAAACTCATAAACCCTATCTGTCCAGAGTGACAGAATTCCCCGATCGAGCAGAACCCGGATCAAGCCAGCCAGCCCAGCCCCCTGAGCATCGACATAGCGCACCCCATGATCCGCCCAGGTTTCCTGCAGGCGTCGGGTCGCCATCCGGCCCCCCACCCCCCGCGACTTCTCCAGAAC containing:
- a CDS encoding anti-sigma regulatory factor, which encodes MLQQDHLTVCSDLAVLTQVQTWFEQFCSRSVQRFSWPENQLYKLNLALAEGFTNAVRHAHQELPPETVIEIDLFLWEDRLEIQIWDQGKPFNPEVLEEPKLGTLRQGGYGWFLLRRLADRVVYERQGVKNCLLIVKYLLPQSPLPDQGPG
- the trpB gene encoding tryptophan synthase subunit beta, with the translated sequence MTTTPLPSNPPSNPDALTHQPDALGRFGKFGGKYVPETLMPALSELEAAFHRHIQDSAFQAELQGLLRDYVGRPSPLYFAERITAHYARPDGSGPQIYLKREDLNHTGAHKINNALAQVLLAKRMGKQRIIAETGAGQHGVATATVCARFGLNCIIYMGIHDMERQALNVFRMRLMGAEVRPVEAGTGTLKDATSEAIRDWVTNVETTHYILGSVAGPHPYPMLVRDFQAIIGQETRAQCQEKWGGLPDILLACVGGGSNAMGLFHEFVPEPTVRLIGIEAAGEGVETEKHAATLTKGRIGVLHGAMSYLLQDEEGQVIEPHSISAGLDYPGVGPEHSYLKDIGRAEYYAVTDRQALEGLQRLSQLEGIIPALETAHAIAYLETLCPQLVGNPRIVINCSGRGDKDVQTVAKFMQAEQG
- the tsaB gene encoding tRNA (adenosine(37)-N6)-threonylcarbamoyltransferase complex dimerization subunit type 1 TsaB; this encodes MYALALHTTSPQLGLAISDFEGESRQQIWDLGRDLSTHLHLCLQEFLPPQLWQDLVFLAVAKGPGSFTSTRIGVVTARTLAQQLNIPLFAVSSLEALAWSARSLPGDIVVEMAAQRQEVFGAAYRLDPDRGLLMPLLPETALPIEIWQQKLESWPDPYHRLQAEVNLGASAQAVLEIAHAQWRQGDRPDWSNALPFYGQHPVPQA
- a CDS encoding Ycf34 family protein, with the translated sequence MCICINCEYVDRCMTYHAVETQHQQPHLTDSPDFEPVEPTINVNIRSFQDEIQMEWDVVGCLSFKAEMGKWARLRPGELLPT
- a CDS encoding CCA tRNA nucleotidyltransferase, giving the protein MTLSAVLSPQTWPFNLKWLPHPTFLVGGSVRDALLERQSAHLDLDFVMPEGSVETARAIARHYKAGFVLLDTERQIARVVFDHATADFAQQVGPTLEMDLQRRDFTVNAIAYNPHTDQLIDPLQGYADLQQGRLRMIALDNLEEDPLRLLRAYRQAAQLNFSLEAGTQAAIRQLAPLLGRVAAERVQAELSYLFSTPKGTPWITAAWKDGLLNSWFPSATASSLSLLAAIERAAVILAETCPGFEGELSRWIRDKSSDRQPGPKAKLTGGSRRTWLSTAKLISLVSSTPPMAETELAPLKYSRAEIQAVTTILKFLPQIKQVVAQPDGDSCAIRRQQYHLFQGVGVGFPALAVVAVADGVPVAGIMPLIHRFLTPHDPVAHTPSLLTGQDLMTTLHLSAGPKIGQLLAEIQLAQAEGRISSRSEALELVTQLFFV
- a CDS encoding FAD-dependent oxidoreductase, giving the protein VLEKSRGVGGRMATRRLQETWADHGVRYVDAQGAGLAGLIRVLLDRGILSLWTDRVYEFRPGWGLQPESDLYPRYVAPAGMTAIAKALATRLDVRLGCRVVKLIPGETWHLVWEGMAAEVGLEARAVVIAVPAPQAHGLLLPLIGLISTEILERLGSIGFAPCLSVMAGYPQERQAVLEQQNPTWRAITFPEDAELGWLGWDSSKRLSPGQPVLVVQSSTALAERHLETEDLEGVGRVLLGCAGDRLQLNWLNQPAWMQVHRWRYAFATQPLQQPCFSAESSPPLICCGDWCPGGLLGAALSSGMAAAHQISHELECLAIPDLDLEQMLEKLIL
- a CDS encoding translation initiation factor encodes the protein MAANRKDSDSKKTGDRIVYSEFGLPNPAALERATPDLPPAQQNLRVQATRKGRGGKTVTVITGFQAKAETLSSLLKQLKAQCGAGGTVRENEIEIQGDHAQKLVQLLVQLGYKAKVSGG